A genomic stretch from Desulfohalobium retbaense DSM 5692 includes:
- a CDS encoding STAS domain-containing protein, with the protein MDIQETQHNAVTILSPQVHRIEASNAQTFKNTLIDVISRGSTKIVLDLHHVDFMDSSGLAALLAILKRLGQNGRIALFGVSANVRKLFAITRLDNGIFAIADTEEEAIQLLENASGAHE; encoded by the coding sequence ATGGACATCCAGGAAACACAACACAACGCCGTCACCATACTCTCTCCCCAAGTACATCGTATAGAGGCTTCCAATGCCCAGACATTCAAAAATACGCTTATAGACGTCATTAGCCGTGGCAGCACTAAGATCGTCTTGGATTTGCATCATGTTGATTTTATGGACAGTTCGGGGTTGGCGGCTTTGCTCGCGATCTTAAAACGCCTGGGTCAAAATGGGCGAATAGCCCTTTTTGGGGTCTCAGCCAACGTGCGTAAGCTGTTTGCGATCACCCGTCTGGATAACGGTATTTTCGCCATAGCCGATACTGAAGAAGAGGCTATCCAACTCCTCGAAAACGCTTCCGGTGCCCATGAGTGA